The following proteins are co-located in the Escherichia fergusonii ATCC 35469 genome:
- a CDS encoding general stress protein codes for MANHRGGSGNFAEDRERASEAGKKGGQHSGGNFKNDPQRASEAGKKGGKSSHGKSDS; via the coding sequence ATGGCAAACCATCGAGGCGGTTCAGGCAATTTTGCAGAAGACCGCGAAAGAGCATCAGAAGCAGGTAAAAAAGGTGGACAGCACAGCGGGGGGAATTTCAAAAATGACCCGCAGCGCGCATCTGAAGCAGGAAAAAAAGGTGGCAAAAGCAGTCACGGTAAGAGCGACAGCTAG
- the rutR gene encoding HTH-type transcriptional regulator RutR yields the protein MAQGAVKATGKRSQAVSAKKKAILSAALDTFSQYGFHGTRLEQIAELAGVSKTNLLYYYPSKEALYIAVLRQILDIWLAPLKAFHEDFAPLAAIKEYIRLKLEVSRDYPQASRLFCMEMLAGAPLLMDELTGDLKALIDEKSALIAGWVNSGKLAPIDPQHLIFMIWASTQHYADFAPQVEAVTGATLRDEIFFNQTVENVQRIILEGIRPR from the coding sequence ATGGCACAAGGCGCAGTGAAAGCAACAGGTAAACGTTCGCAGGCAGTGAGTGCGAAGAAAAAAGCGATCTTAAGCGCAGCACTGGATACTTTTTCACAATATGGTTTTCACGGCACCAGACTGGAACAGATTGCCGAGCTGGCGGGAGTGTCGAAAACGAATCTGCTTTATTATTACCCGTCAAAAGAGGCCCTTTATATTGCCGTGTTACGTCAGATCCTTGATATCTGGCTGGCACCGTTAAAGGCGTTTCATGAGGATTTTGCACCGCTGGCAGCGATTAAAGAATACATCCGCCTGAAACTTGAAGTTTCCCGTGATTATCCTCAGGCATCGCGGCTGTTCTGTATGGAAATGCTGGCAGGTGCGCCGTTACTGATGGATGAATTAACGGGTGATCTCAAGGCGTTGATTGACGAGAAATCGGCGTTGATCGCGGGGTGGGTGAATAGCGGCAAACTGGCGCCGATCGATCCGCAACATCTGATCTTTATGATATGGGCATCCACTCAGCATTATGCTGATTTTGCCCCTCAAGTGGAGGCAGTAACAGGTGCAACCCTGCGTGATGAGATATTTTTTAATCAGACTGTTGAGAATGTGCAGCGGATTATTCTTGAAGGCATTCGGCCTCGTTAG
- a CDS encoding EAL domain-containing protein, giving the protein MYSISEKVNSSFKFAITVAIAVYILLSLFTAFDFHKKIAESSSKNHQELLRNNLRNYFSKVEKEADALKDALYLLQDEEEIKRALIHRMAKIEGINLVGLMMNNGKYYSFIRTPGGEIKLQAKFVPGRPLTGADGEVIDENFNPLSRPWNDIPPGAVSKWASWYDCYGMPGKKCFTFSLSPSENEKNNFAIKLIHLDLDEKYLTNFLNAQGKPGDIIFLENNGRIIGGNEESTLHLIVKDTNGEYRTSNDTDEYFEKVIILPKLPDVKFHYFYSLNSKLSYLNKSFVLMFMSGIVCFFLLWYIIIVITRKISGESGKLVRNLEHLGNSVYKEDKVDISTEDSREIVELKKIINTIGEKYKERIERMLNLVSYEQGTSFYINTAVIETNNKDYVAAGMICLYGLEFAEAIYGSEKYNAIISELKSKISAKYSSHCDIIKISNDRYLLLCYTDCEEFISNFSVLNLPENIFCLRNIYVHKTALCETFSGKDVSIYEGKLKLAMTAMRENKQSEFLYYDDIKLHELDQKVWVASNIKHAISRGEFYLVYQPIVNIDSNEVVGAEALCRWNSAEYGFISPAVFVSIAEDIGLIKELGDYILENAIREFSQFSNEYVISDEFLLHINVSPWQLNDFDFHHRVLQLIKDFNINAGQICLEITESAVKEINDSFYNNIIVLKGNGIKIALDDFGSGLADLKKLYKVKPDSIKIDSEFTSGVFDETNRIVWFISSFAREENLPVIAEGVETEHQAKELQKLGFSQVQGYLYQKPLPFSEWHIDSKPQKRS; this is encoded by the coding sequence ATGTATAGTATTTCCGAAAAAGTTAACTCCAGTTTCAAATTCGCAATTACTGTCGCCATTGCTGTTTATATTTTGCTGAGTCTTTTTACTGCCTTTGACTTTCACAAAAAAATTGCAGAAAGTTCTTCAAAGAATCACCAGGAATTATTACGGAACAATTTACGCAATTATTTTTCAAAAGTAGAAAAAGAAGCTGATGCGCTAAAAGATGCACTTTATCTGTTACAGGATGAAGAAGAGATCAAACGTGCATTAATTCATCGTATGGCAAAAATAGAGGGCATAAATCTGGTTGGCCTGATGATGAATAATGGTAAATATTATAGCTTCATTCGCACGCCCGGTGGTGAAATAAAACTACAGGCGAAATTTGTCCCTGGCAGACCACTCACTGGCGCCGATGGTGAAGTAATTGATGAGAACTTTAACCCTCTATCTCGTCCGTGGAATGACATTCCTCCAGGTGCGGTTAGCAAATGGGCATCATGGTACGATTGTTATGGTATGCCCGGTAAAAAATGCTTTACATTCTCTTTGTCTCCTTCAGAAAATGAAAAAAACAATTTTGCAATCAAACTTATTCATTTGGATCTGGATGAGAAATATTTGACGAATTTTTTAAATGCTCAGGGGAAACCAGGCGATATTATCTTTTTAGAAAATAATGGACGAATTATCGGCGGGAATGAGGAATCAACGCTACATCTTATCGTTAAAGATACTAATGGTGAATACAGAACCAGTAATGATACTGATGAGTATTTTGAGAAAGTCATTATATTACCTAAACTTCCTGATGTTAAATTTCACTATTTCTATTCGCTTAACAGTAAGTTATCCTATCTGAATAAAAGTTTTGTCTTAATGTTTATGAGTGGAATTGTCTGCTTCTTTCTGCTCTGGTACATCATCATTGTAATTACCCGAAAAATTAGTGGTGAGTCAGGTAAACTGGTGCGTAATCTGGAACATTTAGGCAATTCAGTCTACAAGGAAGATAAAGTAGATATTTCAACCGAAGATAGCCGAGAAATTGTTGAACTTAAGAAAATTATCAATACCATTGGTGAGAAATATAAAGAAAGAATTGAACGTATGTTAAATTTGGTTTCCTACGAACAGGGGACTAGTTTTTATATCAATACAGCGGTTATTGAAACCAATAACAAAGATTATGTTGCAGCAGGAATGATTTGTCTTTACGGGCTTGAGTTTGCTGAAGCCATTTATGGTAGCGAGAAATACAATGCTATTATTAGTGAATTAAAGTCGAAAATCTCTGCAAAATATTCATCTCACTGTGATATTATTAAAATATCAAACGACAGATATTTATTGCTTTGCTATACAGATTGTGAAGAATTTATTTCTAACTTCTCGGTTCTTAATCTCCCGGAAAATATATTTTGCCTGCGGAATATTTATGTGCATAAAACAGCACTTTGTGAAACCTTTTCCGGGAAAGATGTGTCTATATATGAAGGTAAATTAAAATTAGCGATGACAGCTATGCGCGAAAATAAACAATCTGAATTTCTGTATTATGATGATATTAAACTTCACGAATTAGATCAAAAGGTATGGGTGGCAAGCAATATAAAACATGCAATCAGCCGTGGTGAATTTTATCTGGTGTATCAGCCGATCGTTAATATCGACAGCAACGAAGTCGTGGGAGCGGAAGCGCTGTGCCGGTGGAACTCAGCTGAGTATGGTTTTATCTCCCCGGCTGTATTTGTGTCTATCGCTGAAGATATTGGACTGATTAAAGAGCTAGGTGATTATATACTTGAGAATGCTATTCGCGAATTCAGCCAGTTCAGTAATGAGTATGTGATTAGTGATGAGTTTTTATTGCATATTAATGTTTCTCCCTGGCAGTTAAATGACTTCGATTTTCATCATCGTGTTTTGCAGTTGATTAAAGATTTCAATATTAATGCCGGACAAATTTGTCTTGAGATCACTGAATCAGCAGTAAAAGAGATTAATGACAGCTTTTATAACAATATTATTGTGTTAAAAGGTAACGGTATCAAAATTGCGCTGGACGATTTTGGTAGTGGGCTTGCTGACTTGAAGAAACTCTACAAAGTTAAACCCGACAGTATCAAAATCGACTCCGAGTTTAC